Proteins encoded in a region of the Chthoniobacterales bacterium genome:
- the kdsB gene encoding 3-deoxy-manno-octulosonate cytidylyltransferase: MSAVAIIPARWGSTRFPGKPLALLAGKPLVQHVWERCLRAKKLRRVIVATDDLRIAEAAFEFGAEVALTSPEHPTGSDRLAEVAASLRGVSRIINVQGDEPLIEPKLIDRLVTELKENPDAGMVTAATPFLDASAATDPNCVKVVADRLGNALYFSRSLIPFDRDGSGAVVPLHHLGIYGYRRNFLLEYVKWKPTPLEQSEKLEQLRALEMGARIRLVETKHRSIGVDTPEDLAAAEQELGAC; the protein is encoded by the coding sequence ATGTCTGCCGTTGCCATTATTCCCGCCCGCTGGGGTTCCACGCGCTTCCCCGGCAAGCCGCTGGCCCTGCTGGCCGGCAAGCCGCTCGTGCAGCACGTCTGGGAGCGCTGCCTCCGAGCGAAGAAGCTGCGTCGCGTAATCGTGGCGACGGACGACCTGCGCATTGCCGAGGCCGCCTTCGAGTTTGGCGCCGAGGTCGCCCTCACGTCGCCGGAGCACCCCACGGGTTCCGATCGACTGGCGGAAGTCGCCGCCAGCCTTCGCGGCGTCAGTCGCATCATCAATGTCCAGGGCGACGAGCCGCTCATCGAGCCGAAGCTGATCGATCGGCTCGTGACCGAGCTGAAGGAGAATCCTGACGCTGGCATGGTGACCGCCGCGACGCCGTTTCTCGATGCAAGCGCAGCCACGGATCCGAATTGTGTGAAGGTCGTCGCCGATCGTCTCGGCAACGCGCTCTATTTTTCGCGCAGCCTCATCCCGTTCGATCGCGACGGAAGCGGCGCGGTCGTGCCTCTGCATCACCTTGGGATTTACGGCTACCGGCGAAACTTTCTTCTCGAGTATGTGAAGTGGAAGCCCACGCCGCTCGAGCAGTCGGAGAAACTCGAGCAGCTTCGCGCCCTCGAAATGGGCGCGCGCATCCGCCTCGTCGAAACAAAGCATCGCAGCATCGGCGTCGACACGCCCGAGGATCTCGCCGCGGCCGAGCAGGAGCTCGGCGCTTGCTAG
- a CDS encoding HAD-IIIA family hydrolase yields the protein MDSTPRSDSDRSVLKPAVFLDRDGTLMDEVNFCRDPADVRAIPGAAKRLARLREFGWAIVVITNQSGIGRGIISLEQYEAVHAELLRQLNNQVDAAYFAPDVPPNITPRRKPGIGMVEEAVRDLGLDLTRAYFIGDKKIDVECGHNAGMPSFLVRTGYGREIVDSGADHEVDSVVDALDWIIAAAEAQG from the coding sequence TTGGATTCCACACCTCGCTCCGACTCCGATCGATCCGTCCTCAAGCCGGCCGTCTTTCTCGATCGTGACGGCACCCTCATGGACGAGGTCAATTTCTGTCGCGATCCCGCGGATGTGCGCGCGATCCCCGGCGCGGCGAAGCGACTGGCTCGCCTGCGTGAGTTCGGCTGGGCGATCGTCGTCATTACGAACCAGAGCGGCATCGGTCGCGGAATCATCTCCCTCGAGCAATACGAAGCCGTTCACGCCGAGTTGCTGCGTCAGCTCAACAATCAGGTCGACGCGGCCTATTTCGCGCCGGACGTCCCGCCGAACATCACGCCGCGCCGCAAGCCCGGCATTGGCATGGTCGAGGAAGCCGTCCGCGATCTTGGGTTGGATCTGACCCGTGCCTATTTCATCGGCGACAAGAAGATCGACGTCGAATGCGGGCACAATGCCGGGATGCCGTCGTTCCTCGTCCGCACCGGCTACGGACGCGAGATCGTCGACAGTGGCGCCGATCATGAGGTGGACAGCGTCGTCGACGCGCTCGACTGGATCATCGCCGCGGCCGAGGCGCAGGGCTGA
- a CDS encoding L,D-transpeptidase family protein, with product MSPRSFLFAVAFLPLALHAQSPRDARPVAQLAQQNPDDPERKEMVKVQIVLDRAYFRPGKIDGLGGEFTQKAADRYNQAYRMEPGTRLDLSSVAEPYREYTVTEADLSWVGKMASTPQEQEKLKRMSYGDSWEAIAEKFHTDLDFLQELNPSLKEPPVVGTVLRVPDVEPFDMQAVADLEKHRNAEAKARKQAKTDGASADASPTPAPAYEPKRRLVLLREPRLIELYEDDKLVGCFPCTPGSPEQPVPDGNYKITSNTLLPYFRWDKSVLETGKRSDTAYNLPPGPNNPVGIVWLAINIPSRGIHGTPSPDQIGRNQSHGCIRTANWDAWILAQRIKGGTPVEVRSK from the coding sequence ATGTCGCCCCGCTCGTTCCTCTTCGCCGTCGCCTTCCTGCCGCTCGCGCTTCACGCCCAATCCCCGCGGGATGCCCGGCCCGTCGCCCAGCTGGCCCAGCAGAATCCGGATGATCCCGAGCGGAAGGAGATGGTCAAGGTCCAGATCGTGCTCGATCGCGCGTATTTCCGCCCCGGGAAGATCGACGGACTCGGCGGCGAATTCACCCAGAAGGCCGCCGACCGCTACAACCAGGCCTACAGAATGGAGCCCGGCACGCGCCTTGATCTCAGCAGCGTCGCCGAGCCCTATCGCGAATACACCGTCACCGAGGCGGACCTGAGCTGGGTGGGGAAAATGGCCTCGACCCCGCAAGAGCAGGAAAAACTCAAGCGCATGAGTTACGGCGACTCGTGGGAAGCGATCGCCGAAAAATTCCATACCGACCTCGATTTTCTGCAGGAATTGAATCCTTCGTTGAAGGAACCTCCGGTCGTCGGAACCGTGCTCCGCGTTCCGGACGTCGAGCCATTCGACATGCAGGCCGTGGCCGATCTCGAGAAGCACCGCAATGCCGAGGCGAAGGCGCGCAAACAGGCCAAAACCGACGGCGCCTCGGCGGATGCTTCTCCCACACCCGCACCCGCCTACGAGCCCAAGCGCCGTCTCGTGCTGCTCCGCGAGCCGCGGTTGATCGAGCTCTACGAGGACGACAAGCTCGTCGGCTGTTTCCCGTGCACGCCAGGCTCGCCCGAGCAACCGGTGCCGGACGGCAATTACAAGATCACGTCGAATACGCTGCTCCCCTATTTCCGCTGGGATAAATCCGTCCTCGAGACCGGCAAGCGCAGCGACACCGCCTATAATCTGCCGCCCGGCCCGAACAATCCCGTCGGCATCGTTTGGCTCGCGATCAACATCCCCAGCCGCGGCATCCACGGCACCCCGAGTCCGGATCAAATCGGGCGCAACCAGAGCCACGGTTGCATTCGCACGGCGAACTGGGACGCCTGGATTCTCGCCCAGCGCATCAAGGGCGGCACGCCGGTCGAGGTGCGCTCGAAGTAA
- a CDS encoding cellulose synthase subunit BcsC-related outer membrane protein produces the protein MPGGTPKPTIPPNAEQKPFAPSDIPAPAIQATPETVDTVDDSDPSNGAGLEMPSISLRATPAPTPRVTLAPRTMATPAKTSSVELPEPESTGSTTAADIPDDEVPTPTPARTSVRKTTTSKPAATPAPRRRQSTAVSEAVSGERLSQMMTRARLNRDARQATAVGWAEFQRKDYESAAMWFEQAISWDTSFGEAYYGLALTKFTTGDTTQAEAIAGYRTNSYPKMRTLLGDILVRRAMENYEAKQYAQTIEALNKASNYRTLSRNENIIRGWSYYYLRDYQSAANIFERLYRTRPDKPSAEGLYAALSRMKDWKRLERVAGEVPGPLNHIYMTYDTEQYYKSGLFVAAYDSNPKAYPALANIDSPSAAIGFEYASKSGQEGESKLVTARAPVGQVKFSPANRVTITAEVARLILKSGSPSDGALIGTPPEEFQPFNQDINTSYNDLYELKARIEYQDWLSPYLEIGSTPLNADLSARVIGKAGVQYRHAQGYVQAEFYSQPIRESVLSYVGLEDPYVDGRAWGRVQETGGSLQVFQGLGNDITAFAKGSYGVITGTNTYKNDHLSLIGSISKLFKPEGFEYITVGPAVSYEQFNNNQNQFTYGNGGYFSPQYIIQGIIEAQALTTEGQSWLAQGSIGAGGQQNKQDASPYFPLDPDGREFPGTTSSTGIFLVKADGGVLLTPEFMVGAKLSYAITADYNEGFAAIYVRYFFEPRVGLFRSDLDFSYW, from the coding sequence GTGCCCGGAGGCACACCGAAGCCCACGATTCCGCCGAACGCCGAGCAGAAGCCCTTTGCGCCCTCGGATATTCCCGCGCCCGCCATCCAGGCTACGCCGGAAACCGTTGATACCGTGGATGACAGCGACCCTTCGAACGGAGCTGGCCTAGAGATGCCGTCCATCTCGCTGCGAGCCACCCCGGCACCCACGCCTCGCGTGACCCTCGCCCCGCGGACAATGGCCACCCCGGCGAAGACGTCTTCGGTGGAGCTTCCGGAGCCCGAGAGCACGGGCAGCACCACCGCTGCTGACATCCCCGACGACGAGGTGCCTACGCCGACTCCCGCCCGCACCTCCGTGCGAAAAACGACCACCAGCAAGCCAGCCGCCACGCCCGCCCCGCGCCGGCGCCAGTCGACGGCCGTCAGCGAAGCGGTGAGCGGTGAGCGCCTCTCTCAGATGATGACCCGGGCCCGTCTGAATCGCGATGCGCGGCAGGCGACTGCCGTGGGCTGGGCGGAATTCCAGCGCAAGGATTACGAGTCCGCTGCGATGTGGTTCGAGCAGGCGATTTCCTGGGACACGAGCTTCGGCGAGGCCTACTACGGCCTCGCGCTCACGAAGTTCACGACCGGCGACACCACGCAGGCCGAGGCGATCGCCGGCTACCGGACGAATTCCTACCCGAAGATGCGCACGCTTCTCGGCGACATCCTCGTGCGCCGCGCGATGGAAAATTACGAGGCGAAGCAATATGCCCAGACGATCGAGGCGCTCAACAAGGCCTCGAACTACCGCACGCTTAGCCGCAACGAGAACATCATTCGCGGCTGGTCCTATTACTACCTGCGCGATTATCAGAGCGCGGCCAACATTTTCGAGCGCCTCTACCGCACCCGGCCCGACAAGCCCAGCGCGGAAGGTCTCTACGCGGCACTCTCGCGGATGAAGGACTGGAAGCGGCTCGAGCGCGTCGCCGGCGAGGTGCCCGGTCCGCTCAATCACATCTACATGACCTACGACACGGAGCAGTATTACAAATCCGGTCTGTTCGTCGCGGCCTACGATTCGAATCCCAAGGCTTATCCGGCTCTCGCGAACATCGATTCGCCCTCTGCGGCGATCGGTTTCGAATACGCCAGCAAGTCGGGCCAGGAAGGGGAATCCAAGCTCGTCACCGCGCGTGCGCCGGTCGGTCAGGTCAAGTTTTCGCCCGCGAATCGCGTGACGATCACGGCGGAGGTCGCCCGCCTCATCCTGAAATCCGGCTCGCCCTCTGACGGCGCCCTCATCGGCACCCCGCCCGAGGAGTTTCAGCCCTTCAACCAGGACATCAACACCAGTTACAACGACCTCTACGAGCTGAAGGCCCGCATCGAATATCAGGACTGGCTCAGCCCGTATCTCGAAATTGGCAGCACGCCGCTCAATGCCGACCTGTCGGCCCGCGTGATCGGCAAGGCCGGTGTGCAATACCGCCATGCGCAGGGTTACGTGCAGGCCGAGTTCTACTCGCAGCCGATTCGCGAGTCGGTGCTGAGTTACGTCGGTCTCGAGGATCCCTACGTCGACGGCCGCGCCTGGGGCCGCGTGCAGGAGACGGGAGGGTCGTTGCAGGTCTTCCAGGGGCTCGGCAACGACATCACGGCCTTTGCCAAGGGTAGCTACGGGGTGATCACCGGCACGAACACCTACAAGAACGATCACCTCTCGCTCATCGGGTCCATCTCGAAACTCTTCAAGCCCGAGGGCTTCGAATACATCACCGTCGGCCCTGCCGTTTCCTACGAGCAGTTCAATAACAACCAGAACCAGTTCACCTACGGCAACGGCGGCTACTTCTCGCCGCAATACATCATCCAGGGCATCATCGAGGCCCAGGCCCTCACGACGGAAGGCCAGAGCTGGCTTGCGCAGGGCTCCATCGGCGCGGGTGGCCAGCAGAACAAGCAGGACGCCTCGCCCTACTTCCCGCTCGATCCGGATGGTCGCGAATTCCCCGGCACGACGTCCTCCACCGGCATCTTCCTCGTGAAGGCGGACGGCGGTGTCCTGCTCACGCCGGAATTCATGGTTGGCGCCAAGCTTTCCTACGCCATCACGGCCGATTACAACGAAGGCTTCGCGGCGATTTACGTTCGCTACTTCTTCGAGCCGCGCGTGGGCTTGTTCCGCTCCGACCTCGACTTCAGCTACTGGTAG